The stretch of DNA GTCCGGGTCGCCAGCTCACGCGTCACGAAGAGGTTCGGGCCGAATGAAGTCCTCCGGATCTTGGCTAATCCGCATCTCGCTTGTCCGTCTAGAGGGCAACTCCACCCCGACCAGAGGCGTGTCGTCCGGATGATGGAAGACCGCGGATCGCGCACTGAACGCGAACCGCTGATTGAAGTCCTGGGCTAGTGCCGCAGTCGGCGCCCCCGTGCGGTCCGGAGCTCCGGGAGCCGACATCAGCAGCACCACCTGCCTGGCGAGGGGAATCGCGACCCCAGCGGCCGTTGCCAGGCCCACGCCTATCCAGGGCGGTCTCCGAGGGTCACGTATTAGGGTCACGGGGTGGTCCGACGTGATCAACCTTTTGCGCTTGAATCGGTACAAAACCCAACCGCGCTGCATCAGGACATCAGCTGCCGCCGGGATGCCGCTAGCCATGTTCGCCAGGTGGTGTACGACTGGGGGCTTCACGGTGTAGCTGGAGAAGTCCGTCTTCTCGGCCCACTTCCGCTCGACCTCTTCGTCACAGACCGGTCCGCCAGACTCCGATTCGAGCCGTTCGCGCAACCCCTGCTTTCCCTCGATCGCCAACGTGATCTTCGTCAGGTGGTCGAACACCTCGTTGGCAGCCCGCCTCCTGGCCGGGACCCGCAAAAACTGTGCAGCGACCCAGTCCGTCATCGTCTTTCGTTCGGCTGCTGGTAGCGGCCAGCAGTCTTCATCGACCACCATTCGGAGCACGTGGGCGGCTTCCCCCTCCAGCGGGTCTGTAAAGCTAACGGTGTTTCTGGGGTTGTTGGGGATTCAGCGACGGGCGGCGGAGAGCCGAGCGCCGGGTTCTCCGGGCCAACGTCGAGTACAGCCCTTCGCGAGCTGACCTGTCAGGAGACCGTCGACTGCGGCAGCTTGTCGAGGTCTTCGCGATAGACGATCTCGTCGAAGCGCAGGCCAGACCGTGCTTGGTGGGCAGCTCGGTGACGATAGCGTCGAGCTGTGCGCAGTGTTCCTTGGTGCGGCTGCATGTACGCCTGGCTCGGTTCGTCGGCGAGTACGTCGTTCGTGCGCTCGCGGATCTATCAGGGGCCGCTCCATGGGTTCGAGGTGCTCTGAACGTGACGCCGTGTTTTTTTCCCTGTTCTGGTCGGCCGGTATCAGGGGTGGGCTGTTGAGTGAGGGCGATTGCGCAAGTTCTGCGGCGTCCGAGCAGAGGCGAGCTAGGAGCGGGAGGGCGGGTGGGTGTCCCGGGTCGGGGGTCTGACTCATGACTTGCCTGACCGAAAAGTGTGACCGAAAAGTGTCCGAGTGTCACAGTGTCGGCTGTTGGCCGGGGATGGTGTGTTGTCGGTGCCGGGCTGGCGGGGCGTGTCCCGATAGGGGCCTGCCGATCACCACGGCCTACTCACGAACCTGACCGTCCGACGCGGCCCGGTACCGGCAGCACAGTCACACGTCATCGGACGGGAAGGGGAGCGGGCTTAGCCAGTTCGACCAAGTTCAGAACGGCTCGGCGATGAGGCGTCGTTGGCACGCTTCATTCGGGGTCACCTCGTTGCACCTTCCTTGAGCCGCCGGCAGTTCCTCACCTCAACCGCGACGGCGGCCGGCAGGCCGATGCCGTGCTGCACCGGGTCGGCTTTCCCGTGCCCGCCGGTGGCCCCTGCACCGCCGACTACTATTGGCGCCGGATCAAGGGGGGCAAGGCCCGGCGTGAAAGCGTCCGTTGCACGGAATGTGATGCGGCCCGTGAGGTCTTCCAGCTGGTCGGACGGCTACAGCACGGACCCCGCTCATAGGGGCTGTCGTGACAGATGAGAGGGTCAGGCGAGTGAGTGAGACACCGAAGAGCACCCTGCAGCACCGCTTTGACGGGCCAGAAGACGCCCCTGTCCTGATCTTGGGTCCCTCACTGGGTACCACATGGCACATGTGGGACCGGCAGGTACCCGAGCTGGTCAAGCAGTGGCGCGTGTTCCGCTTCGACATGCCTGGACACGGGGGCGCCCCCGCGCACCCCTGTGGCTCGGTCGGTGAGCTCGCTCAGCGGCTTCTTGCCACGCTCGACGAAGTCGGCGTGCAGCGCTTCGGCTACGCGGGCTGCGCGTTCGGCGGCGCGATCGGCGCCGAGCTCGCCCTGCGGCACCCGCAGCGCGTCGCCTCCCTGGCGTTGATCTCCGCCTCGCCGCGCTTCGGCAGCGCCGACGAGTTCCGTCAGCGCGGGGTGATAGTGCGGAGCAATGGCCTCGACCCCATCGCGCGTACGTCCCCCGAGCGCTGGTTCACGCCCGGCTTCGCCGCCGCGCAGCCCGCGATCACCGACTGGGCCGTACAGATGGTGCGTACGACCGACCCGGGCTGCTACATCGCCGCCTGCGAGGCACTCGCCGCCTTCGACGTGCGTGCCGAGCTGGGGCGAATAGGGGTGCCCACTCTCGTTCTGGTCGGGTCCGAGGACCAGGTCACCGGGCAGGGCGAGGCCCGCACCCTCGTCGCGGGCATCCCCGACTCCCGCCTCGCCGTGGTGCCGGCGGCCTCCCACCTCGCTCCCGTCGAGCAGCCCGCGGCCGTCACCGACCTTCTCGTACGTCACTTCTCCACCGCCTGGCCGCTCGCGCACGACGCCACCGGTTCGCACGCGGCGATCAGCGCCCCGCCGGTCAAGCCGGTCCTCGCCCCCTCGTCGCCCGTCTTCCCCGTCGCCGAGATCGGTCCCACGGAGCAGCCCGAGGCCGTGGGCGGCGGACGCCCCGACCCGTACGAAGTGGGGATCAAGGTCCGCCGCGAGGTGCTCGGCGACGCGCACGTCGACCGCACGCTCGCCGAGGCCGACGACTTCTCCACGGACTACCAGGAGCTCATCACGCGCTACGCGTGGGGCGAGGTCTGGAACCGGCCGGGCCTCGACCGGCGCTCCCGCAGCTGCGTCACCCTCACCGCGCTCGTCGCGGGCGGCCACCTCGACGAGCTGGCCTTCCACACCCGCGCGGCCCTGCGCAACGGCCTCACCCCGCAGGAGATCAAGGAAGTGCTGCTCCAGGCGGCCGTCTACTGCGGCGTACCCGCGGCGAACTCCGCCTTCAAGGTCGCCCAGGCCGTGATCCGTGAGGAAACCACGCCTCAGGAGTAGCAGGATGGGGACATGACGACTGCCGCGAAGCGCATCAAGCTCACGAAGAAGACGCACGCCTGTGTCCGCCTGGAGCGGGACGGCCGGAGTCTCGTCATCGACCCGGGCGGCTTCAGCGAGGAGGACGCGGCGCTCGGCGCCGACGCGATCCTCGTCACGCACGAGCACCCCGACCACTTCAACGAGGACCGGCTGCGCGCGGGCCTGGAGGCCAACCCCGCCGCCGAGATCTGGACCCTGCGCTCCGTCGCGGAGAAGATCTCGGCGGCCTTCCCCGGGCGGGTGCACACCGTCGGGCACGGCGACACCTTCGAGGCCGCCGGGTTCGACGTGCAGGTGCACGGCGAGCTGCACGCCGTGATCCATCCGGACATCCCGCGGATCACCAATGTCGGATATCTGGTGGAGGGCTCGGTCTTCCACCCGGGAGACGCGCTGACGGTGCCCGAGCAGCCGGTGGACACGCTGATGCTGCCGGTGATGGCGCCCTGGAACAAGATCTCCGAGGTCATCGACTACGTACGCGAGGTCAAGCCCCAGCGTGCCTACGACATCCACGACGCGCTGCTCACGGACCTGGCCCGGCCGATCTACGACTCCCAGATCGGGTCCCTCGGCGGCGCCGAGCACCTGCGGCTCACGCCGGGGGAGTCCGCGGAGCTGTGACCGGGCGGGGCCCGGGACTGTCAGTGGCGCCCGGTAGGTTGTGAAGCATGCGCATTGCCACCTGGAACGTGAACTCGATCACTGCTCGGCTGCCCAGGCTGCTCGCCTGGCTGGAGAGCAGCGGTACGGATGTGCTGTGCATCCAGGAGACCAAGACCACCGCGGAGCAGTTCCCCGCCGCCGAGCTGCGCGAGCTCGGCTACGAGTCGGTGGTGAACGCGACCGGCAGGTGGAACGGCGTCGCGCTGGTCTCCCGCGTGGGCCTCGACGACGTGACGACGGGGCTGCCCGGCGGTCCCGACTACGACGGGATCCAGGAGCCGCGCGCGATCTCCGCCACCTGCGGCCCCGCCCGGGTCTGGTCGGTGTATGTGCCGAACGGCCGCGAGGTGGACCACGCGCACTACGCGTACAAGTTGCAGTGGTTCGAGGCGCTGAAGGCCGCGGTCGCCGCCGATTCGGCGGGCGACCGGCCGTTCGCGGTCCTCGGGGACTTCAACGTGGCGCCGACCGACGCGGACGTCTGGGACCCCGCCCTGTTCGAGGGCGCCACGCACGTGACACCCGCCGAGCGTGCGGCGCTCGCCGCGCTGCGGGAGGCGGGCCTCTCGGACGTCGTGCCGCGGCCCCTCAAGTACGACCACCCGTTCACGTACTGGGACTACCGCCAGCTCGGCTTCCCCAAGAACAAGGGGATGCGCATCGACCTGGTGTACGGGAACGAGGCGTTCACGAAGGCCGTGACGGACTCGTACGTGGACCGTGAGGAGCGCAAGGGCAAGGGCGCGTCCGATCACGCACCGGTCGTGGTGGACCTCGACGTGTGACGTGAAGCGGTGAGCGGTGAGCGGTGAGCGGTGCCGCCGGGCCGGAGACTTACCTGCCGGCGGCGCCCGCCGCCCGTTCCCTACGGCTCAAGCACCCGCAGATCCACCGACTCCGCGATCGCGGCGAGCCCCGCGTCCCCCGGATGCAGATGGTCTCCGCTGTCGTACGCGGCCAGCATCCGCGCCGGATTCACCGGATCCCGCAGCACCGCGTCGAAGTCGAGGACGGCGTCGAAGTCATCGCCGCCCCGCAGATAGGCGTTGACCTTCACCCGCTCGGCATCCGCCGCCGCGGTGCACAGCGTCTCGCCCTGGCAGGGCGCGATCGTCGCGGCCACCACGCGCAGACCCCGGGCGTGCGCCCGCTCGGCGATCTCCCGCATCCCGGCGACGACTTGATCCGCCGACGCACCCCACCGCACGTCATTGACGCCTTCGAAGACGACGACCGTACGGGCCGACGTCTGGGCGAACACGTCACGGTCCAGGCGGTGCAGCGCGCTCACGCCGCCCGTGTCGGTGGAGACACCGTCGCCGGGGTAGCGGTCCGTGATCACGCGATTCGCCGAGATCCCCTGGTTGAGGACTCCAAAGCGCGGCACCTCGTCCTGCTGGAGCAGCCGTGTCGCAAGGACGTTGGGCCAGCGGTGGTTCGCGTCCTGCGTCGACTTCACGCCGTCCGTGACGGAGTCGCCGAGCAGCACCACGGACCCGGGACCACCGCCCACGTCGACCCCCGTGAGCAGCGGCCACGTAGAGATCATCGACGTGTACGCCGCCGGGGAGCCGTCGGCCGCGTGGTCGCCGGGGCCGCTCACGTACGAGCGCTGGATGGCCTGGCTGTGGACGGGCGCGGTCGTCACCGTCTCCGGGAGGTGGAAGCTCACCAGGAGATTGGTGTCCTCGGGCACATCGAAGTCGAGCGGATCGCTGAACGCCTGTGCCCCCGCGGGGATTTGGGTGCCCGCCTCGCCCCGGAACGACAGCCGCTCCGGCTCGCCCCGCGCCCCGGCACCGGCTTCCTGCACCGCCACCGTCGCGCTCCCGATCCGTACCGGCGCCGAGGCGAAGGTGTTGTCGAGCCGGATCCGCACCCGAGGTCCGCCCGTGCTGGTGTGGACGACGAGCCGCACGGTCCGGTCGGCCCACGGGCCCACTGCCGTGTACCCGGCCGTCGACGTCGACCAGCTGCCGGTCCACCCCTTGGCCGGCTGCCGCACGGAGAGCGAGAAGACGTGCAGATCCGGGGCGCCCGGGTCCTTCGGCAGGGTCACCGAAGCGACCTCGCGCCCGCGCGCCAGCGGCACGGTCACGGCGTACAGCCGTGCCTTCTCGGCGAGTTGGCCGCCCGGAGTGTTCACATGCGGCAGCGCGACCGCCTTCGTGGCGAGCGGGCCCGCGCGCCAGTCCGGTGCCGTCAGGCGGTACGTCCCCTTCGAACCGTCCCGGTAGCGCACCGTCCCCGTGCCGCTCGCCTCGCCGCCCGTGCCCGCGACCAGGAACGCCAGGGCGTCCCCGCGCCCGCGCACCCGTACGGACTGCCCGTCGGCGCGGACGTTGTCCGCCTCGCCCGCGGCCGTGCGGGGCAGGGTGAGCCGCGCCCCGTCCACCGCGAGCGAGCGGCCGGGTGTCCAGCCCGCCGCGTCGAGGTCCCGCGCCGACAGCGAGCCACCCGAGCCGTCGAAGTCCGCGTCGCCGGGGCGGGCGTCGTCACTGACCGCCCTGTTGTCGAAGAGCCGCTCCAAGGGGAGCGGCTCGGGTCTGTGCGGGGCGGCTTGCGCCGTCGCCACGGGGACGAGGCCGGCGAGTACCGCGAGAACGGCTGCCGCACCCCATGAACGCCGGCCTGGACGTTGGAGCATGAAGACCCCCATGGCTGTAGCTGACGCGACGACAGGTGCGCCATGAAGCTAAGGAGGTCGGGGAGAAGCGTCAATGAGGTGCGCGTGAACACGACCCGAACTCGCCGGGATGCCACGCACCGGCAGTTCGCCGACGCGTCGGGGCACTCGCATGATTCCGTGATCAACTGACGCAAGTTACATTCATGGGACCGGCGAGCAGAGGCACCCTCACGGAGAGGCCGATCATGAACATCTCCTTCTTCGGCAGGTGGCGCAGGCAGCAGTCCGCCGAACGGAGCCCAGGACTCGCCTCGGCGTTCGACGAGGATCCGGCCGGTGTGGCCGAACTGCTCTCCGAATGCGAGCTGCTGCGCTCCCAGGCGGCCACCGCCGGGCTCGAACTCGACGACTCCCCAGCCTCGTTGACCGCGCTCGACCAGCTCCTGCCGCGCTGGCGCGACGACCCCGAACTGCTGCCGTGGCTCGGCAACGACGCGGGTCTGTACCTCGGTTCGGTCATCGTCCGCAGGGTGCCCGGCGCCACCTGGCACGTCTGGCCCGGCGGCAGCCCCGTCGTGCGGCTCTCCTCGGGGCGGGAGATCCAGGTGGTGGAGGCGGGGCTCGACTGGGCGGTGCAGGGCGCTCCCGAGCTGTCCCAGGTCTACGCGGAGGCGTCGGAGACGTAGCCGCGGGATGACGTAAGTGCAAATACGGTTAATGCCCATAAGTGCGTGTCGTCCAGTAAGTCCCGTTTTCACGTGGATAGTTTGCGCGGACCGACACCGCTGAGAGTGGGCAGGGCAGGGCATGGCCGTCGATCCGCTGATCGAGCTGCGTGATGTGAACAAGTACTACGGGGAGCTGCATGTCCTCCAGGACATCAACCTCACCGTCGGCAAGGGGGAGGTGGTCGTGGTCATCGGCCCGTCAGGGTCGGGGAAATCAACACTCTGCAGGACGATCAACCGGCTTGAGACGATCCAGTCGGGAGACATCGCCCTGGACGGGCAGCCGCTTCCGGAAGAGGGCAAGGCCCTGGCCTCGCTCCGTGCCGACGTAGGCATGGTGTTCCAGTCCTTCAACCTCTTCGCACACAAGACAGTGCTGCAGAACGTCTCCCTCGCACCGGTCAAGGTGCGGGGCAGGAAGAAGGACGACGCCACGCGGCGCTCCCGCGAGCTCCTGGAACGGGTGGGCCTCTCGACGCAGGCCGACAAGTACCCGGCACAGCTCTCGGGCGGCCAGCAGCAGCGCGTGGCCATCGCACGCGCGCTCGCCATGGAGCCCAAGGTGATGCTCTTCGACGAGCCGACATCGGCCCTCGACCCCGAGATGATCAATGAAGTGCTCGAGGTCATGCAGGGACTCGCCGGCGACGGCATGACGATGGTCGTCGTCACCCACGAGATGGGCTTCGCCCGTTCGGCCGCCAACCGCGTCGTCTTCATGGACGCCGGCCGCATCGTCGAGGACCGGGCCCCCGAGGACTTCTTCAGCAACCCGGAGAGCGACCGCGCCAAGGACTTCCTCTCCAAGATCCTCAAGCACTGACGGGGGGACAGGCATGATGCGTACGACACGTCTGCTCGCGGCGCTCGTCCTCGCCGCCTGCGCCGCGACCGCCTGCGGCAAGGAGGGCAGCCCTCCGGTGAAGGGGCCGCAGCCCGACGAACTGCCCAAGTACCAGGTGGCCACGGGGTTCACGCTGCCGGCCTCCGGCACCTGGAAGAAGGCCAAGAGGCGCGGCCACCTCGTCGTCGGGGCCAAGGAGGACCAGCCGTTCCTCGGCGAGAAGAACCCCGCCACCGGGGCGTACACGGGATTCGACATCGAGATCGCCAAGATGATCTCGGCCTCGCTCGGCTTCGACCCGAAGTCGATCCGCTTCAGGACCATCGCGTCGGCGAACCGCGAGACCGCCCTGCAGAACGGGCAGATCGACTACTACGTCGGCACCTACACCATCAACGATCTCCGCAAGAAGCTCGTCGGCTTCGGCGGCCCCTACTACATGGCAGGACAGGGCCTGCTCGTGCGCTCCGACGAGGACGACATCAAGGGACCGCAGGACCTGGACGGCAAGAAAGTCTGCTCGGCGGCCGGGTCGACCCCCTTCCAGCGCATCCAGAAGGACTACCCGAAGGCGACGCTCGTCGCGTACGACACCTACTCGGTCTGTGTCGACAACCTGCTGACCTATCAGGTCGACGCCGTCACCACCGACGACGCCATCCTGATCGGCTACGCCGCCAAGGTGCCCGACGAGCTCAAGGTGGTCGGCAAGCCGTTCTCCGAGGAGCCCTACGGCATCGGCGTCCCCAAGGGCGACAACGCCCTGCGGTTCGCCGTCGACGACGCCCTCGCCGCCCGGGAGAAGAACGGCGACTGGAAGAAGGCCTACGACGCCACCCTCGGCCTCTCCGGGGTCCCTGCGCCGAAGCCGCCCGCCATCGACCGCTACCCGGCGAGCTGAGGAGGCGTCGTGGACGTACTGACAGACAACTTCTCCACCTTCGGCGAAGGGTTCCTCGGCACCGTCGAACTCACCGTCTACGCCTCCCTCCTGGCCCTCGTGCTCGGCTTCATCATGGCGTCGTTCCGGGTGGCACCGGTCGGCTCCTTCCGGGCGTTCGGCACGGCATGGGTGACGGTCCTGCGCAACACCCCGCTCACGCTGCTCTTCTTCGCGGTGCTGCTCGGGCTCCCTCGCTTCGGACTCGTCCTGCCCTTCAAGGTGTTCGCCGTCCTCGCACTCGGCTGCTACACCTCCGCCTTCATCTGTGAGGCACTGCGCTCGGGCATCAACACCGTCCCCAAGGGCCAGGGCGAGGCCGCCCGCAGCCTGGGGATGACCTTCGGGCAGACACTGTCCATGGTCGTGCTCCCGCAGGCCTTCCGGTCCGTCATCTCACCGGTCGGCTCCAACCTCATCGCACTGGCCAAGAACTCGGCGATCGCGGGCGCGTTCAGCGTCACCGAGCTGCTCGGCACGTACAAGACGCTCAGTGAGCTCGGCTACAACATCATCTGGACGTTCGTCTGGATCGCCGTCGGCTACCTGATCATCACCCTCGCCATCAGCGCCATCTTCAATGTCCTCGAAAAGCGCTGGGGAGTCGCCCGATGAAAGCCCTCTCCCACGATTCCACCGCCCTCTACGACGTACCAGGCCCGAAGACCGAGCGCAGACACAAGCTCTACGGGCTGCTGTCCACCGTGGTCCTGCTCGCCCTCGTCGGGTGGATCCTCTACCTGCTCTTCGACACCGACCAGTTCACCGAGACGAAGTGGATGCCCTTCGAGTACAAGGGCATCCAGGAACTCCTCCTGAGGGGCCTTGGGAACACCCTCAAGGCCTTCGCGATCTCCGCGGTGCTCGCGCTCGCGCTCGGCGGACTGCTCGCCATGGGGCGGCTCTCCGAGCACCGGCCGGTGCGCTGGCTCGCCACGCTCTTCGTGGAGTTCTTCCGCGCGATGCCGGTCCTGGTGATGATCTTCTTCGTCTTCGTGGCGCTGAAGGTCCAGCCGCTGCCGGCCCTGGTCACCGGGCTCACGCTCTACAACGGCTCGGTGCTCGCCGAGGTCTTCCGATCGGGCGTCAACTCCGTGGAGCGCGGGCAGCGGGAGTCGGCGTACGCGCTCGGCATGCGCAAGACACAGGTCATGAGCTACGTCCTGGTGCCGCAGGCCCTGCGGGCCATGCTGCCCGCCATCATCAGCCAGTTGGTGGTGGCTCTGAAGGACACCTCACTCGGCTTTCTGATCACCTATGAGGAGTTCCTCCACGCCGGGAAGCTGATCGCGTCGAACCTCGACTACGATCTACCTTTCATCCCCGTGGTTCTGGTGATCTCGCCGATCTACATCGGGATGTGCATGCTGCTCTCGTGGTTCGCCCAGTGGGTGTCCAAGCGACAGCGGCGCAATCCCAAGACCGAGGCCGCGGAAGTGGCACCGGCCGAACCAGGGACGCTGCTGCCGGGTGTGCAGTAGCTACAGGGGCCAGGGCCCGACCCGGCAGCAGCCGGTGATCACTGTTCGCGCAGCGGGACCGACACGTACGACGGGTCGGACGCGGGCGAGGAGAAGGTCAGCTGTGCGCCGGACGGGTTGTGCTCGATGTAGAGCGGGTCGACCGTGTCGACCACCAGGGCGAGCTTGTGTCCTGCCGGGACGTCGTAGGCCGTGGAGAACAACTCCAGGTCCACGCCGAACGGTTGGCCGGGGGTCTTGCCGTGGAAGGTGTACGGCGCGTTGCTGACCAGCTTGCCGAGGCCGAGCGGGCCCACGTCGTAGAGGTACGCGACGAGGGTGCCGCTCTCCTTGGTGCTGGTGAGCGTGGTGTGCAGCTTCGCCGTCCCGCGTACCCGCTGGTCCGTCGCGTACTTCTCCGACTGCCAGACGCCCGCGTAGCGCCGCGGAAGCAGCGGCATCGAGGCCATCGGCGGGACCTTGAGGAACTGGTCGAGGGTGTTCGAGAGCAGCACGGTGCCGCCGTTGGCGCCCGAGTCGACGTTCGTGCGGAGCGTGGTGGAGCCCGCCAGGTCGATCTTCTTCTTCGTCGCGCCGACGGACTTCCAGTCGGGGTAGCCCTCGTAGCCGCCGGTGGAGCGTGACTTGAGCTGGACGGGCTGCTCGCCGTCGACGCCGTTCTTCTCGCCCTTGAGGTAGCGGTCGAACCAGCGCTGGGTCGAGGTCCAGGTGTCGTTGGGCAGCCCGAACAGGCCGGTCAGCTCCGCGGTCGCGTGGTCGCCCGGACGGAATTCGAGGCGCTTGGGGCCCGTCAACTGCTCGTAGAACTCGGCGTATTGGTTGGGCGGGAAGATCGTGTCGCCCCAGGCGTTGCCCAGCATGACGGCCGCGCCGTTCTTGTTGATCTGATCGATGTAGGTCGCGGGGGAGCGCTTCTTGCCCCACGCGATCATCTCGTCCTCCTTGTCCAGGTTGGACCCGAGGAAGTCCTTGAGGGTCTGCTGGAGTTCGGGGCTCGGACGGCCCGTGAGGACACCGGCACCGCCGAGCAGCCCGGCGGCCTGGCGGTGCTGGGTACGGCCGCTGTAGATCGAGTCGATGAGGTTGCCCCAGCCGCTGAGGGCTGCCACGGCCTTGATCCGCTTGTCGTGCCCCGCGGCGAGCAGGCTGATGCCCGCGCCGTACGAGACGCCGCCCATGCCGATCTTCTCGGGGTCGGCCGGGGTGTTCTCCAGGGTCCAGTCGATGACCTTGGAGGCGTCGGCGATGTCCTCGGGACCGCCGGTCTCGATCTCGCCGCCGGACTGCCAGAAGCCGCGCGAGTTGTAACTGACCACGACATAGCCGGAGTCGGCGAGTTTCTGGGCCTGGGCGACGTACTCGATCTGCGGCATGGCCCAGCTGGTGGGCAGCACGATCGCCGGGTACTTCGTGCCATCAGCACCCGCCTTCGCGCCCTTGGGCGTGAAGACGTTGGCCTTGAGGATCGTGCCGCCGTCGCCGGGGATGTCGACGAAGCGTACGTCCGTCGAGCTCGCCGCCTGCGGGGTCGCGGCCGGAGCCGCCTGGGCCGCCGGAGCGAGCCCGAAGGCGGCGCCGGCGACGAGAGTCGCCGACACGGCGCCCACGGTGGTCGTACGCAGAGCCTTGCGCGGTTGTCCCACGGGTCACTCCTCACTTGTTCAAGCAAAGTGACCCGACGGTAACCTCGGGGCTTTACCGGGGGTAACCCGTCGGTAAGTTACGCCCCGGTAACGATTGTTGAGCTGCCTGCTTCCAGTGCGGCTTCCAGTTCGGCTTTCGGCTCGGCTGTCAGCTCAGCGCGCTCTTCGTCTGCCAGTCGGCCCAGGAGATGTTCCACTCGCCGTAGCCGTTGCCCGGATCGGGCACGCCCTTCGAGCCGCTGCCGGAGACCTCGAAGGGGTCGCCGACCTGGACCTGGCCGTAGAGCCAGGAGGCGTCGCCGTCGCTCATGCCGATGCAGCCCGAGCTGTGGTTGGTGTTGCCGAAGTACGAGGCGTTCCAGGGGGCCGCGTGCGCGTACATGCCCGACCAGGTAAGACGCATCGAGTTGTCGACCATCTTGTCGTAGGCGTCACCGAGGCCGACCGTCTCGGAGCGCATGTTGATCGTGCCCTCCTTGGCCATCAGGACGGACGTGCCGCCCCAGGACGCCTTGTCGCCGCCGGGGGTGCCCGCCGACATCGGGACGG from Streptomyces sp. BA2 encodes:
- a CDS encoding amino acid ABC transporter permease, with protein sequence MKALSHDSTALYDVPGPKTERRHKLYGLLSTVVLLALVGWILYLLFDTDQFTETKWMPFEYKGIQELLLRGLGNTLKAFAISAVLALALGGLLAMGRLSEHRPVRWLATLFVEFFRAMPVLVMIFFVFVALKVQPLPALVTGLTLYNGSVLAEVFRSGVNSVERGQRESAYALGMRKTQVMSYVLVPQALRAMLPAIISQLVVALKDTSLGFLITYEEFLHAGKLIASNLDYDLPFIPVVLVISPIYIGMCMLLSWFAQWVSKRQRRNPKTEAAEVAPAEPGTLLPGVQ
- a CDS encoding alpha/beta fold hydrolase; amino-acid sequence: MGQPRKALRTTTVGAVSATLVAGAAFGLAPAAQAAPAATPQAASSTDVRFVDIPGDGGTILKANVFTPKGAKAGADGTKYPAIVLPTSWAMPQIEYVAQAQKLADSGYVVVSYNSRGFWQSGGEIETGGPEDIADASKVIDWTLENTPADPEKIGMGGVSYGAGISLLAAGHDKRIKAVAALSGWGNLIDSIYSGRTQHRQAAGLLGGAGVLTGRPSPELQQTLKDFLGSNLDKEDEMIAWGKKRSPATYIDQINKNGAAVMLGNAWGDTIFPPNQYAEFYEQLTGPKRLEFRPGDHATAELTGLFGLPNDTWTSTQRWFDRYLKGEKNGVDGEQPVQLKSRSTGGYEGYPDWKSVGATKKKIDLAGSTTLRTNVDSGANGGTVLLSNTLDQFLKVPPMASMPLLPRRYAGVWQSEKYATDQRVRGTAKLHTTLTSTKESGTLVAYLYDVGPLGLGKLVSNAPYTFHGKTPGQPFGVDLELFSTAYDVPAGHKLALVVDTVDPLYIEHNPSGAQLTFSSPASDPSYVSVPLREQ